The Macrococcoides canis genome has a window encoding:
- the murT gene encoding lipid II isoglutaminyl synthase subunit MurT, with the protein MKKFAAVNIAKVARKLSIMAGKRGTDLPGQVARRIDTDILRKLSAEVDEVVFISGTNGKTTTSNLIGHTLKKNGIRIIHNTEGANMAAGITSSFIVQSSKQTKLAIIEIDEGSIPRVLDEMTPTKMVFTNFFRDQMDRFGEIDILVDGIAERIKGKGIELILNADDPFVSRLKIASDDVVYYGMKSHTHTFEESTMIESKYCPNCGKMLTYDWIHYNQIGHYYCSCGFKREQPKYEVEALNENPFLNPVINGYTFNMLIAGDFNVFNIIAAYSVLRELGLNDESIDKGFSTYQSDNGRMQRFNKGSKSAIINLAKNPAGLNASLSVGEKIEGAKSYIISLNDNGADGRDISWIWDADFEKLTRQDIPYIMCTGNRAEEIALRLKYAEVDAQIEVDQEIRRATKTILERPEYTVCIPNYTSLEPMHQTLTAYFEGGHK; encoded by the coding sequence ATGAAAAAATTTGCTGCTGTAAATATTGCGAAAGTTGCGAGGAAGTTAAGTATCATGGCGGGTAAACGTGGGACAGATCTACCTGGACAAGTTGCACGTAGGATTGATACTGATATATTAAGAAAGCTAAGTGCAGAAGTTGATGAAGTTGTATTTATTTCAGGAACGAACGGTAAGACGACGACAAGTAATCTGATTGGGCATACGTTAAAGAAAAATGGTATACGCATTATCCATAATACTGAAGGTGCCAATATGGCAGCAGGTATTACGTCGAGCTTTATCGTACAGTCTTCTAAGCAGACAAAACTTGCAATCATCGAGATTGATGAAGGGTCGATACCACGAGTGCTGGATGAGATGACACCGACAAAGATGGTGTTTACAAACTTCTTCCGCGATCAGATGGACCGATTCGGAGAGATTGATATACTAGTTGACGGTATCGCAGAAAGAATTAAAGGTAAAGGCATTGAACTGATACTCAATGCAGATGACCCATTTGTATCCCGATTAAAAATTGCAAGTGATGATGTTGTTTATTACGGTATGAAAAGTCACACGCATACTTTTGAAGAAAGTACGATGATTGAAAGTAAGTACTGCCCGAACTGCGGAAAGATGCTGACGTACGACTGGATTCATTACAATCAGATCGGACATTACTATTGTTCATGTGGTTTTAAACGTGAACAACCGAAGTATGAAGTAGAAGCATTGAATGAGAATCCATTTTTAAATCCTGTCATTAACGGCTATACATTCAACATGCTGATTGCTGGAGACTTTAATGTATTCAATATTATTGCAGCATACAGTGTGCTGCGTGAACTAGGCTTAAATGATGAGTCGATTGATAAAGGATTTAGCACATATCAATCTGACAATGGTCGTATGCAGCGCTTTAATAAAGGGAGTAAATCTGCAATTATCAATCTTGCGAAGAATCCGGCAGGACTTAATGCCAGCCTTTCTGTAGGTGAAAAGATAGAAGGCGCTAAAAGTTACATTATCAGCTTAAATGATAATGGTGCAGACGGCAGAGATATATCATGGATCTGGGATGCGGATTTCGAGAAACTTACGCGTCAGGACATTCCTTATATTATGTGTACAGGAAACCGTGCTGAAGAAATTGCTTTAAGATTGAAATATGCAGAAGTGGATGCACAGATTGAAGTCGATCAAGAGATTAGACGCGCAACAAAGACAATACTTGAACGACCGGAGTATACAGTATGTATTCCAAACTATACCTCTTTAGAACCGATGCATCAGACACTAACAGCATACTTTGAAGGAGGGCATAAATAA